DNA sequence from the Pseudomonas fluorescens Q2-87 genome:
TGCGAATCTCGCGCTCGACGCCGTGTCGCGGCAGATCGCTCGCCAAATGAGAGCCGGCTGTCTCTATCTGCTAGGGCCTGGCACAACGACGCGACGGGTCATGAATGCGCTGGGCTTGTCGGCGACGCTGCTCGGCGTGGACGCGGTAATAGACGGCGCTCTCGTTGGTGCCGACCTCAACGAGCAGGCATTGCTCCAGCTCATGGAGGACCACGAAACCCGCATCATCGTCGGCGTGCTGGGGGGACATGGCAGCTTGTTTGGGCGTGGCAATCAGCAGCTCAGCGCCGAGGTCATCCGCAGGGCAGGGCGCGACAACATCATTGTCGTCGCCCCCATGGAAAAGCTGCTGTCGCTGGAGGCCGGCTGTTTGCGTGTCGACACCGGGGACACCGAAGTCGATGCCCTGCTTAGCGGCTACCTGCAAGTGCACACCGGGCCCGAGCGGTCCGTTTTCTTCAGGGTCCGATCCTGATCATTTGTCCCACCCGCAAACCGAGGATAACCCCATGAGCAATCATGTCGCCCACCCCTACATGGCGAACTCCGTACCTGCACTCAAGCAAGCAATGCTCGACTCGATCGGTGTCGACAGCATCGAGGCGTTGTTCCAGCAAATTCCACAGGCTCATCGCCTGCAACGTCCGATCAACCTGCCGCCAACACTGAACGAGAGCGAGTTGCGTCGGCATCTGATCAGCACGCTGTCGAAGAATAAAACCTGCGAGCAGAACCTCAATTTTCTCGGCGCCGGTTGTTGGCAGCATCACGTTCCTGCCGCGTGTGACGAAGTGGTACGGCGCAACGAGTGGTTGACGTCGGTGTTCGGCGAACCGAGCTCTGATCACGGTCGCAACCAAGCCTGGTTCGAATTCTGCAGCCAGCTCGGCGAGCTTTTGAACATGGACCTGGTTGGCCTGCCCGTGCGCAGTTGGGGCTGCGCTGCGGGCCATGCCCTTCGCATGGCCACGCGCATCACCGGGCGCAACGAAGTGGCAGTGGTGCGCGCCATCGATCCGGAACGGCTGTCGATCATCCGCAACTACTGCGAACCCATCGACATGCCCAGCCATATCACCGTGCGGCTCGTTGACTACGATCCGGCAACCGGCCTGCTCGATCTCAGTCACCTACGAGCTTCGATAGGGGCGCAAACGGCGGCGGTCTATTTCGAGACGCCGTCCTATTTCGGCGTGATCGAGCAGCAGGGTGCCGAAATCGCCGCTATTGCCCACGAGGCGGGGGCTGAAGTAATTGTCGGTGTCGATCCCATTTCCCTGGGCGTGCTGGCCGCGCCGATCGATTTCGGAGCGGACATCGTCGTTGGGACCACCCAGCCGCTGGGGGTGCATATGCATTGTGGCGGCGGCGTCAGTGGCTTCATCGCCACGCGGGACGAAGAGCGTTATGCCCACCAGTATCCGACGCTGTTCATCAGCATCGGCGAGACCACGCAGCCCGGCGAATACGGCTTTGGCCTGAGCCTGTTCGAGCAGTCGTCCTATGGCTTGCGCGACAAGGGCAACGATTGGACCGGGCACTCGGTGTACATGTGGGCCATCGCCAATGCGGTCTACATGGCACTGATGGGGCCAAAAGGCTTTGAAGACGTGGGCAATCTCATCCTGCAGCGGAGTCACTACGCGGCGAAGCTGCTGGGCGAAATCCCTGGGGTGCGCGTCACGTTCCCGAGCGGTTTTTTCAAGGAGTTCGTGGTGGATTTCTCCGCAACCGGGCTCAGCGTGAAGGACATCAACAAGCAGCTTCTGGCGCAGGGGATTTTCGGCGGCAAAGACCTGACGCAGGACTTTCCAGAACTGGGGGCTAGCGCCCTCTACTGCGTCACGGAGATTCACACACTGGCGGACCTTGAGCGTCTGGCCGCTGCACTCAAAGGGGTCATCGCACAATGAACACACCACTCAAGCAATACCATGCTCCCGTCTGGAGCGAACCGGTCATTCTGGAAATGGGTTATCCCGGGCGCCGTGGGGTGATTTTTTCCACCGCAGAAGAAGCGGTGCAAGCGGCCGTCGGCAGCGGCGCCGATCTGGTTCCGGCCAAGATGCGCCGTTCGCGCAAACCGGCATTGCCGGAAATGTCCGAGCCCGAGGTGCTGTATCACTATCTGCGCCTGTCGCAGCAGACCCTGGGCATGATGAATATCAGCCTGTTCGGCACCTGCACCATGAAATACAACGCTCAGATCAACGAGGCGACGGCATGGCGGCCGGAAATCACCCACGTGCATCCTTATCAGGACGAGGACACCTTGCAAGGCGCACTTGAAGTGGTGCATGGCATGGACATGATCCTGCGTGAATTGTCCGGGATGGATCAGTTCATTTTCCAAGCGGGTGGCGGTGCCGATGCCGCTTACACCAGTTGCGCGGTGACCCGTGCCTACCACGCCTCCAAAGGCGAGCTGGCGCAGCGTGACGAGATCATCACCACGATCCAGACGCACCCGAGCAGCGCCGCCACTGCCGCCGCTGCCGGCTTCAAGGTCGTCACACTGATGATTGAGGAGAACGGTTACCCATCGCTCGAATCGCTCAAGGCTGCGGTGTCCAATCGCACCGCAGCGCTGATGGTGAACAATCCCGATGACATGGGCGTGTATAACCCCGAGATCCGCGAGTGGGTGCGGGTGGTGCACGAGGCGGGCGGCTTGTGCTTCTACGATCACGCCAACTTCAACGGTGCGATGACCAGGATTCGCGCCCGTGAACTCGGTTTCGACGCATGCATGTTCATGTTGCACAAGACCTTCGGCGCGCCGAAAAGTGGCGTAGGCGGGCCAGCGGTCGGAGCTTATGGGTGCTCGGCGCAGCTCGCGCCTTTCCTCCCGGCTCCGGTGGTGGCATTCGACGGGGAGCGTTATCGCCTCGATCATGATCGCCCGCAGAGCACCGGCAAGATACGCGAGTTCTGGGGCAACGTTCCGGTGGTTCTCAAGGCCTACGCCTGGTCGCGGGCGATGGGCGCAGAAGGCATGGCGCAGGCCTCTGATATCTCCGTCCTGGCCAACAACTACATGGAAAAAGGGCTGTTGGCGATTCGCGGCGTGACCCGGTCTCACCCCGAAGCAACGAGCCCGCGTATGGAGATGACGCGCTACAGTCTCGAGCAGCTCAAGGAAGACACCGGGGTTGACGTCCATGATGTGCAGAATCGCATGAGCGATTTCGGCATCGATCCGATGTGGAGCAGCCATCACCCCTGGCTGGTGCCGGAGCCGTTCACGCCAGAACCGGGGGAAATGTATGGCAAAGAAGCGCTGGATACTTGGATTGCCGTGCTTGCGAGGATTTCCGACGAGGCCTACTCGACCCCGGAAATCGTCAAGACAGCGCCGCATAACCAGGCGATCCACAGGCTAAAGAGTGCCGCCCTGGACGACCCGCAACATTGGGCCATGACCTGGCGCGCGTTCTTGCGCAAAAACAAAAAGCAGGCGAGTTGACCCAGGATCATCCGCGTAGCGGCACCGTCGATCAGGCGAGGCCGCTCATGAAACCTGATCAGAGCTAACAATCAGCCATCGAAGGTAGCAGCATGACAGCACAGGCTGGCGGCCTTCCTACAGGAAAACATCATGTCGATTTTCGAAACGGGCCTGGCGCCCTCGGCGGTCAATCATATGGCTTTGTCGCCACTGAGCTTCATCGAGCGCACGGCCTCTGTGTATGGCCAATACCCGGCGGTGATCCACGGCTCGATACGGCGTAACTGGCAGCAGACGTACGAACGCTGCCGACGGCTCGCCGATGCGCTCAGCGGGCGGGGGATCGGCAAGGGCGATACCGTGGCGGTGATGCTGCCCAACATCCCGGCGATGCTCGAGGCTCATTTTGGCGTGCCCATGATCGGCGCCGTGCTCAATACCTTGAACGTCCGCCTGGATGCCCAGGCTATCGCCTTCATGCTTGAACACGGCGAGGCCAAGGTATTGATCGCCGACCGTGAATTCCACGGTGTTGTCCAGGAGGCGTTGAGTCTGTTGTCGAAACCGCCATTGGTGGTCGATGTCGACGATCCAGAATTCGGCGAAGGCCGCGCCATCAGCCCGCTGGACTACGAAGCGTTTCTGGAGGAGGGCGACCCAGCGTTTGCCTGGCCATGGCCGGACGACGAATGGCAGGCGATTTCCCTCAACTACACGTCAGGCACCACGGGGAACCCCAAGGGCGTGGTCTATCACCACCGTGGGGCCTATCTCAATGCACTGGGCAATCAGATGACCTGGGCCATGGGAAATCATCCGGTGTATCTCTGGACCTTGCCGATGTTTCACTGCAATGGCTGGTGCTACCCGTGGACAGTGACTGCGCTGGCCGGTACTCACGTCTTTCTGCGCCGCGTGGATCCGCAGAAGATTCTCACCCTGATCGGTGAACACCGGGTCAGCCACCTGTGTGGCGCGCCGATCGTCCTGAATGCATTGGTCAACTTGCCGGACGCTTCCAGGGTCACGATTGATCACCCGGTCAGTGCGATGGTGGCCGGCGCCGCACCGCCGGCCAAGGTGATCGAAGCCGTCGAGGCCATGGGCATCAAGATCACTCATGTCTATGGCCTGACCGAGGTCTACGGCCCGGTGACGGTGTGTGCCTGGCACGCGCAGTGGGATGAGCGATCAGTGGACGAGCGTGCGAGGATCAAATCGCGCCAGGGTGTGCGCTACCCGACCCTGGAAGGCCTGATGGTCGCTGATCCGCAAACCCTTCAGCCGGTCGCCTGCGACGGGACCCGCATCGGCGAAATTTTCATGCGCGGGAACACCGTCATGAAGGGCTATTTGAAAAATCCGCAAGCCACCCAGGAAGCCTTCAAAGGCGGATGGTTCCATACCGGCGACCTGGCGGTTCGTCACCCCGACGGCTACGTCGAAATCAAAGATCGTCTCAAGGACATCATCATTTCCGGTGGCGAGAACATTTCCACCATCGAGGTCGAGAACGTTCTCTATCGGCATCCTGCGGTACTGGAAGCCGCCGTGGTTGCCCGCCCTGACGAAAAATGGGGCGAAACGCCCTGTGCCTTCATCACGCTCAAGCCCGGACATCAGGACATCCTGGAGGCGGACATCATCCTGTTCTGTCGTGAGCACCTGGCGGGGTTCAAGCTGCCCAAAACAGTGGTCTTCAGCGAGTTGCCGAAGACATCGACGGGCAAGATCCAGAAGTATGTGCTGCGCGATTGGGCCAAGGCACTTTGAGGCAATCTCTGTAGCGGACCTCAGCCATCTGCCGTTGGGATCAATCCCGCTTCCTGATAACTGAGGACGAGGTCATCGAACAGGCCGATGTCGAGTCGCGTCCGGGCGATGAGTTGGGCGCCGGCGATCGCGGTATAGATGGCGCGGCCGCGCCGCTCGCACACCTGCGGGCTGCCCAACCCGAGCTCGGCCAGCATGCTCGCCAGCCATGCGACGTTCATGTCCGCAAACGCCTTGATCTGGACTTTGACTGTTTCGGGCAGGTCCTCGTATTCCGCTGCCATGAAGCTCGACAGGCATAACCGGTTGCCGTCTTCCAGCGACTTGCGAAAGATCGACGGGTAGCGTTGCAGGCAGTGACGCGGGTCAGGATCGGCCTCGCGTATCGCCTCCAGGAGGCGGGAGGCGTCTTGCCAATAACGTTCGGCGACGGCGGCGCCCAGGTCAGCCTTGCTTGAGAAGTGGTAATAGATACTGGCGTTCTTGATCCCCACTGCCTCGCCGATGCTGCGGAAGTTGATGCCGTTGTAGCCATGCGCCTGAGCGGCTGCCTTGGCAGCTTCCAGGATGGCTTCGCGCGCGTTCTCGGTCACTCTCAACTCCTCGCTGATAGATCTGGTAACGGCGATTCTACTCGCACAAGCGTTTACCTGCCAATTGGAAGGTAGGGGTTGACAGGGTAAAAATGAGCAGCCAAGCTTTGCCTACCAATTGACAGGCAGGTGAAAGAAATGAGCGCTTCAAAACCTCAGCCAGATACCTCGGCAATCCCAATGATGAAAGTCCACGACTGGTTCGATGGCCCGTACCCCGCCCGCGTACGCATTGCCCTGGCGGAAAAAGGCCTGCTTTCGCGCGTCGAATTTGTCCCGGTGGATTTGTGGAAAGGCGAGCACAAGAAACCAGCGTTTCTGGCGATCAATTATTCCGGGACGCTACCGGTGCTGGAGTTGAACGACGGCACGCTCATTGCCGAGTGCACCGCCATTACCCAGTACCTGGATGCGCTGGATGGCAGCCCCACGCTTACCGGCGAAACGCCGGTCGAGAAGGGCGTCATCCACATGATGACCAAACGTGCCGAAATCGAATTTCTCGATGCGGTCAGTGTGTACTTCCATCACGCCACCGCCGGGCTGGGGCCGGAGGTCGAGCTTTATCAGCACCCCGAGTGGGGCGGTCGGATGCGCGACAAGGCCATCCGAGGCATGCACTATTTCGACAACTTGCTCGAAACCCAACCCTTCATTGCCGGCGACAAATTCTCGATGGCCGATATAGCGGTCCTGGGCGGCATGATCTTCGCCTCCCTGGTGAAACTGCCGGTGCCTGAGGAATGTGAAGCCTTGCGCGCGTGGCACGCCCGGATGCAGGAGCGTCCCAGCGTGCAGCAATGGCGGGCGATGGTTGAGCGTGGCGCACCGCAAAACTAGATCGCAGGACGCAGCAGGCCGACCCACTCCTGTACGGTGGGTCGTTGCCATTGACGCTGCGCGTATTCCACCAGCGCGGTGGGCAAGGCGTCGCCGTTGAGTATCAACCGGTTGAGCATCAATGCCAGGTCGACATCGGCAATCGACCATTGGCCGAACAGGTACTCCGGGCTGTCCGCCAGCAGTGCTTGTGCGGCACCGATCAGCTTGCGCGTCGCCGACTCGGCAGCGGGTGATAGAGGCCCGGACTTGAGACCATAGAACACCACCATTGTGGATCGCTCCTGGCGAATGGGCAGCAGGTCACTGCGCAGCCACGCCTGGACTTGCCGTGCCTTCGCGCGCTGCCGGTGGTCTTTTGGGTAAACCGGTATCAGCGGAAAAACATCGTCCAGATACTCAGTGATCGCCGACGACTCGGACAAGGCGAAGTCGCCATGTACGAGCGTGGGGACCCGCTGGGTCAGGGAGAGGCTGGCATAATCCTCGGCCTGGTTTTCGAGGGTGTCGAGGTCCAACGGAGTCATGTCGAATTCGATGCCCTTTTCGCGAAGTGCCACGAAAGCCGACAGGGCGTAAGGGCTGGTGAACTGGGCATCGACGTACAAGCGCAGGCGGGCATTATTCACGGGTTCATCTCCATATGCAGGAAGGAGACACGCTACGGGTTCCGAGGCGATAAATAAAATGCATGATTTTCATGGGCGTATTCCTGGCCGGAATGCGCTGCCAAATGCCTTTATTTGAGCGCAGGTGATTCAGCCTCCGTTCGCATCCCCCCGAAACCCGCCGAGCCCGGCTCAGGAATAAACCGGATAATCCACATATCCACGCTCATCGCCACCAAAGAAGGTGCTCGGGTCCGCCGAATTAAGGGGCAGCCGGTCGCGAATTCGCCGTGGCAGGTCTGGATTGGCCAGGAAGGGTCTGCCGAACGCAATGATGTCTGCGCGACCGTCGATCAGCGCCTGTTCCGCTGTCTCGGGGTCATAGCCACCGGCGATCATCAACACACCGTCCCATGCCGCGCGCAACTGGCCGATGATTTCATCCCAGCGCGGATCGAAGTGCTCGTCCTTGACGGTGCCAACCACGGCGGGCTCGACGAGGTGCAGATAGGCCAGCTTCCATTGATTCAGCGAACTCACGATGTAGCCGAATGTCGCCTGAGGTGTTTCATCGCCCATGCCCATGAAGCGTCCCATCGGCGTGAGGCGTACGCCTACCCGTTCTGCGCCCACTTCATCGATGACGGCGGCGACCACTTCCAGTAGCAACCGTGCGCGGTTTTCCAGGTTTCCGCCGTAGGCATCCTCGCGCTGGTTACTGTTGCTGTTGATGAATTGGTCCAGCAGGTAACCGTTGCCTGCATGAATTTCCACGCCGTCCATTCCTGCATCGAGCGCATTGCGCGCGGCCCGGCGGTAGTCGTGGATGATGTCGACAATCTCAGGGGCTTGCAGTGCTCGTGGCACCGGTACGTCGCTCCAGACCCCATTGCCATCCGCGTCGACGATGAACGTCTTGCCCGGCACCGGCAGTGCGCTTGGGGCAACCGGGCTTGCGTTGTCGGGTTGAAAGCTTGGATGGGACACACGGCCCACATGCCAGAGTTGCATGAAGATCAGGCCACCGTCCTTGTGCACTTGGCTGCTGACTTCACGCCAGGCTTGCACCTGTTCGGCGCTGTAGATGCCCGGCGTCCAGGCATAGCCCTGGCCCTGCCGGGAGATTTGCGTCGCCTCGGTAATGATCAACGCGGCGCTCGCACGCTGACGGTAATACTCGGCGTTCATGGCCGTTGGAACGTCGCCCGGTTGCCCGGCGCGAGAGCGTGTCAGCGGCGCCATCGCCACGCGATGAGGAAGTGTGAAGGGGCCCATTGCGATAGGTTGGAACAGATGCTGAGTCATGCGGTGTCTCCAGTTTTGGATGCAGAAGCAAGTTGGCGTCGGACGTTGGGTCAGGCACCGGATGACTTAAGTTAATCGGCGGGAGGCGGCTTGATAATCCGTGCAAAGCCCAACACTGCGTTGCGTGAAGCGCAACGCAGGGCAGGTCAGGAGGGCTGCTCCGAGCGGGTCAGGGGCAGGTTCAACCAGCGTCGGCCGGTGGCGTCTGCCACGGCGTTGCCGATGGCGGCGGCCATGGGACCCTGGACGATTTCGGCGGCGCCCAGGAACGGCTGTCCCGGTTGGTCGAGCAGATGAATGTCAACTTTCCTGGGCACCTGTGCAAAACGCAGGATCGGGTAGCCGCTCCAGTCGTAGCTGCGTATACCCCCGGCGTCATAGGAGACTTTTTCATACAGCGTCCAACTGGTGGATTGGACGATCCCGCCTTCGACCTGGTTGCGCAGGCCATCGGGATTGACGATCTGGCCGACGTCCACCGCCGTGACCACATGATCGACGTGTATTTCGCCGGTCTGCGGGTGTACCTGGAGACGTACCGCGATGGCGCAATAGCCCATGATGTTCTTGTACCGAGCAAACGCGAAACCGATACCGGCGCCAGGTTCGTCGCTTTTTTGCGGCCAGCCAATGGCGTCGCGAACCCGCTCCACCACGGCCCGTGCCCGGGGATCCACCAGGTGGGCCAAGCGCAAGGCAACCGGGTCGACCCCGGCCCTGGAGGCGAGCTCATCCATACACGCTTCGATCGCGAATATGTTGATGTGCGCACCCAGCGAGCGCATCGCCGAGGTGCGAAACGGCATCTGCGTGACGAAATTCATGTCGATGCGGGTGGAAGCCAGCTCGTACAGCGGCACGGCGTTGCGATCGCCATCGCCTTCAGGTTGGGCGATGGGCACCGAAGGCGCGGACGCGAACGGTCGAGCCAGCAGTCGCGCCGGCAGCAGTCGTCCGGCATTGACGATGCGTTCGTTGTGCGGCGTCGTCCACAGTTCGTAGTGCCAGTCCTGCAATCGACCTTGCGCATCCAGGTTGGCGTCGACCTCGGTGACCATCGCCGAGCTGTATGGCTCCCAGAGGTTTTCCTGCTCGCGCATCCATTGGACCCGGATCGGCATGCCCGGCATTCGCATGGCAATCAACGCGGCGTCGGCCGCCGCATCGTCTGCGCCGTTGTGGCCATAGCAGCCGGAGCCCTCGGTGTGGATACAGCGAACGCGCTCGGGAGGGAGCCGGACCATCTCGGCGATCCCGGCCCGCAACGGATACACGCCCTGGGTGTGAGTCCACACCGTGAGGGTGCCGTCCTTGAACCAGGCCACGGCGCAGGACGGGCCGATGGAGCCATGCATCAGGTATTGCTTGGTCACACGGGCCTGGTAGCGAATGTCGGTCGCGCCCTTGGCCGTGCCTTCATGGCTGATCGGATAGGGCCGTGAGGGCAGGCGCTTGAGCAACGCGTGGATGTCTGCGGATTCGGGTATGGCTTGTCCGCCGCTCCAGCGCGCCGATTCGTATCCGCTGCGCATCGCTTTGATCGCTTGCCATTCATCCCGCGCCACCACCGCAAGATAATTGCCGTCGCGAATGACCTGCACGACCCCGGAGAGCGCTTCGATCGACGCCGCATCAAAGCCCTGCAGGGTACAGCCGGGGCGGGGTGGGCGAATCACCCGAGCGTGCAGCATGCCCGGTAAACGGATGTCCTGGACAAACGCGGCGCCACCGCTGACTTTGGCGGGGATATCCAGCCGTTGCAGCGAATGGCCGATCAGTTTGAATGGCATCGCAGGCGGTGCCGGCGAATCGGATTTGGCGTAGCGATGCAGATCGACGTGCTTGACGGCGTCGGCGTAGGCCATGCGTTGTCCGCTGGGGCCGAGAATGATGCCGTCCCGGGTCGTCAACAGCGCAGGCGTGACTTCCCAGCTACGCCCCGCCGACTCCAGCAGCAGTTCACGCACTTGCGCCGCCGCGTTGAACAGCGCGGTCCCGCTGTCGAAAATACTGTGACTGCCGGCGGTGTAGCCTTCGTTGGGTGTCAGCGCCGTGTCGGCGGTGAGCAAGTTGATCGCCGACGGGGAGACTTCCAGGCGTTCAGCGGCGATTTGCAGCAGAGCAGTCTTGACCCCAGTGCCCAATTCAACCTTGCCGGTGTAGACGGTGATGCCGTCTGGGTCGACGCGGATCCAGGCATCGAGATAGGGGTTGGTGCGCAGGCTGCCGGGCAGGTCTGGAGCCAGCACCACCGTGCCAAGGGTATCGACTTCGGTGTCCGCCCATGCACGTCGCGCCGCTGGCGCCAGCGTAAATGCCACCAACAAGGCGCTCCCCCGCAAAAACGCGCGGCGGCTGTAATCGGCGGTTTTAATCCCGGTCATAAAACACTCCCGTTTTGCCTGGCAACTTGGTTGATCGCGTCGATAATTCGCAAGTGGGTGCCGCAGCGACACAGGTTGCCGGACATGTGTTCTCGGATGGTCTGTTCATCCGGATGAGGGTTGCTCTCCAGCAATGCCTGCGCACGCATCAGCATCCCGGCGATGCAGTAGCCGCACTGGGCCGCCTGTTTGTCGATGAAGGCCGCTTGCAACGGGCCGGGATGGTCGGCTGTGCCGAGGCTTTCCACCGTTCGAACCTGCTTGCCGCCAAGGCCTGCGCAAGGGGTCACGCAGGAAAATACAGGCTGGTCATCGACGATGACCGTGCAAGCGCCGCATTGTCCCAGGCCGCACCCGTACTTGGCGCCGTTGAGCCCCAGGTGGTTGCGCAGCGCATAGAGCAGCGGCATGTCGGGATCGAGGTCCAATGCGTGGGCCGAGCCGTTGACGTTGAGCGTGACTTGGGTCATTTCGTCTCCTGACGTATCGCTTCGAGAATGGGGGAAAGGTCGGTCCAGGCTTGCTCGGGTCTGGCTTGCCGGCGCAGGTAGGCGGCGATTGCGCTGAGTTGAGCGTCGTCGAGACTGTCGGCGAACGGCGGCATCACCGGTCCCGGACTGCCTGGCGTTGCGGGGATGCCTTCGAGCACGGTCTTGAGGAAATTGCGCGGGCTCGGCGCTTGCAGGGTTGAGGTACGATCCAACGGCGGACGCTCGTCGATTTCGCGCATCGGTGCGGCCGGCCCATGGCAGCCGGCACAGGCGCTGGCGAACAGCAGGGCGCCAGTGGTTTGATCGGCGGTCTCGATATTTTTGGCGCCGGGTTGGATCTCGGTGACGGCAGCCCTGGCGGGAAGACTCAGCAGGTACTCGGCGATTGCCTCTGCGTCGCCGACCGGCAAGCGCGCCAGGCTGAGGCTGACCGGACGCATCGGGCCGGCAGCAGTCCCATGTCCATCCACCACTTCGCCGCGCAGGTAGTTCACCAGTTGTTCGTTGTTCCACCCATTGGCGCGACGGCTCATGCCCAGCAGCGAAGGCGCGTCCCAGCCATCCACGGATCCGCCGGCCAGGCTTTCGCCGGACTTCTCGGCACCGATCAGGTTCAGCGGGGAATGACAGCCCGCGCAATGGCCGGGGCCTTCGACCAGGTAGCGCCCGCGGTTCCATGCCTCGGATTGCTGCGCCACTGGCGTCAATGGCTGTCCGTGCAGGAACAGCAAATTCCAGAACGACACCAGCGGCCGGATGTTCATCGGGAAATTCATACGGTTTTGCCGGGCCGGGGAGTGCACGGCCGGGCCGCTCATCAAATACCCATAGGCGTCGGCAATGTCGCCCGCCGTCATGCGCCGGTAATGAACGTACGGGAACGCCGGATACAGGAAGTGGCCATCGCGGGCGATTCCTTCACGCATCGCCCGCTCGAACGCCGGCAATGACCATTGGCCAATGCCCGTCTGCGGATCGGGTGTGAGGTTTGTGCTGTAGAGCGTGCCGAACGGCGTCACCAGAGGCAACCCTCCGGCCATGTACGGACCGCCGGGGCGCGTATGGCAGACCGCACAATCACCCGCTTCGACGACTCGCGCACCGCGTTGCAACTGCGCGGCATCGAACGTTCGCGGGCGCTCGATGGGCGCAATCGCCGGGCGCCACATCAGCAGGGCGGCACCGATCGCGCCTATCGAAGCCAGGACCGCGACGCCGATCCATAGCGGCCTGGACCTCATGGAAATGCCCATCATGAGCATTCCAGGCGCCAGGCAGGCGCGATGAACATTGAGAATGGATTCGAGGTCATGAACGGCTCCTTGGGCAACCGGGGAAGGGCGCCGATGGGAAGTCCTGCGCCGAGTGCCCAAGGGTAGAGAAGAGCCGCGCGCCGGAGTATCAGCGGATCGCGCAAAGGCCCGTTGCGCCAAGCGCAACACCGCTGGCGTTGCGTGCCGCGCATCACTGCGTTGCCGGTGCGATGGATTCTCGCAACTGACGGCGGCCCTTAGCCTTGGCATCACTTTCCCGAACCTACCGAGGTGTCATCATGCTCATGGGCAATCCCGCAGCGACGGCCAAGGCCGAACAATCCGCATCACTTTCCGGCCTGATGGTCGCGTTCCTGGCGTTCTGCTGCGGCGCGGTCGTGGCCAATCTCTATTACGCCCAGCCGATTGTCGAACTGATCGCGCCGCAGATCGGCCTGTCCAGCGCCAATGCGAGCCTGATCGTGTCATTGACCCAATTTGGCTACGCACTGGGCCTGTTGTTGCTGGTGCCGCTGGCTGACCTTGCGGAGAACCGGCGCCTGGTGGTGGGCTTCACACTCGCGTCGAGCGTTGCCCTGTTGTGTGCCGGGCTGACGCATTCGCCGTCGATATTCCTCGTATTGTCATTGCTGATCGGCCTCACATCGGTCGCGGTGCAGATCCTGGTGCCGCTGGCGGCGCACCTGGCGCCTGAAGCGACCCGTGGCCGCGTGGTGGGCAACATCATGAGCGGCCTGTTGCTGGGCATCCTGCTGTCGCGTCCGCTGTCGAGCCTGCTGGTCAACGTGTTCGGCTGGCGCGGGGTGTTCTTCAGTGCGGCGGCACTGATGGCCGTCATCGCGATGATCACTGCGGTTGCGTTGCCGCGCCGCGTGCCGACGCATCGGGCGACTTACGCGGCGCTGATCGGCTCGGTGTTCGCGCTGGCTCGGCGCCATTCGGTCCTGCGTCAACGTTCGTTGTACCAGGGATTGTTG
Encoded proteins:
- a CDS encoding MFS transporter, encoding MLMGNPAATAKAEQSASLSGLMVAFLAFCCGAVVANLYYAQPIVELIAPQIGLSSANASLIVSLTQFGYALGLLLLVPLADLAENRRLVVGFTLASSVALLCAGLTHSPSIFLVLSLLIGLTSVAVQILVPLAAHLAPEATRGRVVGNIMSGLLLGILLSRPLSSLLVNVFGWRGVFFSAAALMAVIAMITAVALPRRVPTHRATYAALIGSVFALARRHSVLRQRSLYQGLLFASFSLFWTLAPIELMRHHGFSQVQIAIFALVGAVGAVAAPIAGRLADAGHGRRGTLVALLLAPVSLLIAALPGSGYIWLVVCAVLLDFAVQLNMVLGQREVYSIDPHSRARLNAVYMTSIFVGGALGSLVASPLYEHFGWSHSAMAIAVLPALALVIFMSRKADA